Proteins encoded by one window of Sardina pilchardus chromosome 7, fSarPil1.1, whole genome shotgun sequence:
- the LOC134087801 gene encoding mitochondrial glutamate carrier 1-like gives MSQQQISLPAKLINGGVAGTVGVTCVFPIDLAKTRLQNQRSGQQVYRNMMDCLIKTVRSEGYFGMYRGAAVNLTLVTPEKAIKLAANDFFRHKLSQDGSKLTVLKEMLAGCGAGMCQVIVTTPMEMLKIQLQDAGRLAAQQRNLAVLPAMKLGAGNAMLSCSYSGGPAPMLRVSATQLTQELLRTRGIPGLYTGLGATLMRDIPFSVVYFPLFAHLNRLGQPSEMEKAPFYWSFISGCAAGCTAAVAVNPCDVIKTRLQSLKKSTSEETYSGVVDCVSKIMQKEGPGAFLKGASCRALIIAPLFGIVQVVYFIGVGEFVLGQSSFNLYSS, from the exons ATGTCTCAACAGCAAATCAG CCTACCCGCTAAACTCATCAATGGTGGTGTTGCTGGCACGGTCGGGGTGACCTGTGTGTTTCCTATTGACCTGGCCAAGACCCGGCTCCAGAACCAGAGGAGTGGACAGCAGGTCTACAGGAACAT GATGGATTGCCTCATCAAGACGGTCAGATCAGAGGGATACTTTGGAATGTACAGAG GTGCGGCAGTCAATCTTACCTTGGTTACACCAGAGAAAGCAATCAAACTGGCAGCTAACGACTTCTTCCGCCACAAACTTAGCCAGGATGG GTCCAAGCTTACTGTGTTGAAGGAAATGTTGGCTGGGTGTGGTGCAGGAATGTGTCAAGTCATCGTAACTACTCCAATGGAGATGCTGAAGATCCAACTTCAGGATGCAGGCAGACTTG CTGCGCAGCAGAGGAACTTGGCGGTACTCCCTGCCATGAAGCTTGGGGCTGGTAACGCTATGCTCAGCTGCTCCTACAGTGGGGGTCCAGCGCCGATGCTCAGGGTCTCCGCCACACAGCTCACCCAGGAGCTGCTGCGCACGCGGGGGATACCGGGGCTCTACACAGGCCTGGGAGCCACACTCATGAG AGACATACCCTTCTCTGTGGTTTACTTCCCCCTCTTCGCTCATCTGAATCGTCTCGGACAACCATCGGAGATGGAAAAGGCTCCGTTTTATTGGTCCTTTATATCTGGCTGTGCGGCAGGTTGTACAGCCGCTGTGGCTGTAAACCCCTGTGATG TCATCAAGACCAGACTGCAATCTTTGAAGAAGAGTACATCTGAGGAGACCTATAGTGGAGTAGTGGATTGTGTAAG TAAGATCATGCAGAAGGAGGGACCTGGCGCCTTTCTGAAAGGCGCTAGCTGCAGAGCGCTAATCATCGCTCCACTCTTCGGCATTGTGCAAGTCGTGTACTTCATCGGCGTTGGGGAGTTCGTCCTGGGCCAAAGTTCTTTTAACCTCTACTCTTCCTAG
- the LOC134086953 gene encoding thyrotropin subunit beta, which yields MQKVGLTLLTNSIFCLQFGVLLGCGCSLTNITLYVNMHECGHCMAVNTTICSGLCHTQDTNLRGFVGKHYLIQRGCVQRSVDYQATKMPGCPTGTDPLFFYPVARQCHCAKCNTRRMECVHVTKRNSHRCSKRLRPV from the exons ATGCAGAAGGTGGGCTTAACATTGTTAACAAACTCAATCTTCTGCCTACAATTTGGAGTTCTCCTGGGGTGTGGGTGCTCTCTGACGAATATCACCCTATACGTGAACATGCATGAATGTGGACATTGCATGGCTGTCAACACCACCATCTGCAGCGGCCTCTGCCACACCCAG GACACCAACTTGAGGGGGTTTGTGGGCAAGCACTACTTGATCCAGCGAGGCTGTGTGCAACGCTCCGTGGACTACCAAGCGACTAAGATGCCCGGTTGCCCCACTGGCACTGATCCTTTGTTCTTCTACCCAGTGGCCCGACAATGCCACTGTGCTAAATGCAACACCAGAAGAATGGAGTGTGTCCATGTGACCAAGAGAAATAGTCATCGCTGCTCAAAGCGCTTGCGCCCTGTCTGA